One window of the Planococcus kocurii genome contains the following:
- a CDS encoding cation transporter, with amino-acid sequence MKKEVLRVSGMDCPSCAKDIEKTVAKLNGVEKAEVNFIAEKLTVTYDDSQLPREKSRKI; translated from the coding sequence ATGAAGAAAGAAGTTCTTCGAGTAAGTGGTATGGATTGTCCTTCCTGTGCAAAGGATATCGAAAAAACGGTAGCGAAGCTAAACGGGGTTGAGAAAGCAGAGGTAAACTTTATTGCTGAGAAATTAACCGTCACATATGATGATTCTCAATTGCCCCGTGAAAAATCGAGGAAAATTTAA